From Tripterygium wilfordii isolate XIE 37 chromosome 16, ASM1340144v1, whole genome shotgun sequence, one genomic window encodes:
- the LOC119981095 gene encoding uncharacterized protein LOC119981095 isoform X2, giving the protein MGHCNVIENGVFVWKKEWPNDICSCLFVVWITSSIGTIKGRQIIFLHVVLLNCKIDSDNRFCFDISACGLFVFLCGQNANNSGIRFILGGSVNSKRSCEGR; this is encoded by the exons ATGGGTCATTGTAATGTGATTGAAAATGGAGTCTTTGTTTGGAAGAAAGAATGGCCTAATGATATTTGTTCATGTCTATTTGTAGTATGGATTACCAGCTCCATTGGCACTATTAAGGGCAGACAAATAATCTTCCTCCATGTTGTCCTG TTAAATTGTAAGATCGACAGTGACAATCGCTTTTGCTTCGACATCTCAGCCTGTGGTCTTTTTGTGTTCCTGTGCGGCCAG AATGCCAACAATTCTGGAATTCGTTTCATACTTGGCGGATCTGTCAATTCTAAACG
- the LOC119981095 gene encoding uncharacterized protein LOC119981095 isoform X1, with protein MGHCNVIENGVFVWKKEWPNDICSCLFVVWITSSIGTIKGRQIIFLHVVLNSDKAGIIGMKVQVVFSSTCNFTVTVSKFNSSIFSVYVFLNCKIDSDNRFCFDISACGLFVFLCGQNANNSGIRFILGGSVNSKRSCEGR; from the exons ATGGGTCATTGTAATGTGATTGAAAATGGAGTCTTTGTTTGGAAGAAAGAATGGCCTAATGATATTTGTTCATGTCTATTTGTAGTATGGATTACCAGCTCCATTGGCACTATTAAGGGCAGACAAATAATCTTCCTCCATGTTGTCCTG AACTCCGACAAGGCTGGTATCATTGGTATGAAGGTGCAAGTGGTGTTCAGCAGCACTTGCAATTTCACTGTCACAGTCTCCAAATTCAACTCTTCAATATTCTCTGTCTATGTTTTT TTAAATTGTAAGATCGACAGTGACAATCGCTTTTGCTTCGACATCTCAGCCTGTGGTCTTTTTGTGTTCCTGTGCGGCCAG AATGCCAACAATTCTGGAATTCGTTTCATACTTGGCGGATCTGTCAATTCTAAACG
- the LOC119980497 gene encoding type I inositol polyphosphate 5-phosphatase 12-like isoform X2, translating into MDDRIEDDEKEALAGLTSAPPRSQKIHSQSQQLRASSGQKPHHQIRKHSLGDIPIPIISTASSTEDSYCESSDDEFFPYSTSTNSAGEEYVTQRLDQGLGFDIGPEVLRQCQPMPEFIGSGGDSGIFKVPIRAAVHPRRPPCLELRPHPLRETQVGKFLRNIVCTDKQLWAGQESGVRVWSFEDAYEAGCGVGGKVRRGDEDAAPFHESGKMSPTMCMMADCGNRLVWSGHKDGKIRSWKMDQKLEDNALIKEGLSWQAHKGPVLSMVMSSYGDLWSGSEGGNIKIWPWESMEKSLSFSPEEKHMAALLVERSSIDLRSQVTVNGTCSISSSEVKCLLSDNVRAKVWCAQPSSFSIWDAHTKELLKVFNIDGQLENRVEVPSSQDQQPVEDEMKVKFVSASKKEKSGGFLQRSRNAIMGAADAVRRVASRGAGAFVEETKKTEALVLAVDGMIWTGSTNGLLVQWDGNGNRLQEFNHHFCAVQCFCSFGTRIYVGYVSGMIQVLDLEGILIAGWISHNGPVIKLAAGHGYVFSLATHGGIRGWNITSPGPLDNIIRSELAAQEVIYTRRESFRILIGSWNVGQGRASHESLTSWLGSVASDVGIIVVGLQEVDMGAGFLAMSAAKETVGLEGSSAGQWWLDNIGKALDEGRTFERMGSRQLAGLLVSLWVRKNLRTHVGDIDAGAVPCGFGRAIGNKGGVGLRIRVYDRIMCFVNCHLAAHLEAVNRRNADFDHIYRSMVFSRSSHLSNTAAAGVSTASHTLKSTNSTSVNSEEPKPDLSEADMVVFFGDFNYRLFGISYDEARDFVSQRCFDWLREKDQLRAEMKAGKVFQGMREALIRFPPTYKFERHKAGLGGYDSGEKKRIPAWCDRIIYRDNRSDPVSDCSLNCPVVSSIVMYDACMDVTESDHKPVRCKFHVQIAYADRSVRREEFGKIITSNEKLRSLLEELRYVPETIISTNNIILQNQDTSILRITNKCAKERAVFQITCEGQSTLRDDGEPADYRPRGALGFPRWLEVTPAAGIIEPHQYVEVSVHHEEFHALEEFVDGIPQNWWCEDTRDKEVILAVNVQGSCSTEKSRHRIHVLHCFSAKTVHIGSKSNSSSHKQGGSHQRSEHRQFGSSSDKADGRSSDKK; encoded by the exons ATGGATGACCGCATTGAAGACGATGAAAAGGAGGCATTGGCTGGCCTAACCTCAGCCCCGCCTAGATCCCAGAAGATACATTCTCAAAGCCAACAACTTCGTGCCTCCTCCGGACAGAAACCCCACCATCAAATCCGCAAGCACAGTCTCGGCGATATCCCCATACCCATCATCTCTACCGCCTCCTCCACTGAGGACTCCTACTGTGAATCCTCCGACGATGAGTTCTTCCCCTACTCCACCAGCACAAACAGTGCTGGTGAAGAGTACGTCACGCAGAGGCTCGATCAAGGCCTTGGATTTGACATTGGACCTGAAGTGCTTCGACAATGCCAGCCTATGCCGGAATTCATTGGGAGCGGCGGTGACAGTGGAATCTTCAAAGTTCCAATCCGGGCCGCCGTCCATCCCAGACGCCCACCGTGCCTCGAATTGAGGCCGCACCCCTTGAGGGAAACTCAAGTGGGCAAGTTCTTGAGGAACATTGTGTGTACGGACAAGCAATTGTGGGCTGGGCAGGAGAGCGGGGTCAGGGTCTGGAGTTTCGAGGATGCGTACGAGGCAGGCTGCGGGGTCGGTGGGAAGGTGAGGAGGGGGGACGAGGATGCGGCTCCGTTTCACGAGTCGGGGAAGATGTCGCCCACCATGTGTATGATGGCTGATTGCGGGAACAGGTTGGTCTGGAGTGGCCACAAGGACGGGAAGATCAGGTCATGGAAAATGGACCAGAAATTGGAAGACAATGCTTTAATCAAGGAGGGACTTTCATGGCAGGCGCATAAGGGTCCTGTTCTTTCCATGGTCATGAGCTCTTATG GTGACCTGTGGTCAGGTTCAGAGGGTGGCAATATAAAGATATGGCCATGGGAATCCATGGagaaatctctctctttttcaccAGAGGAGAAACACATGGCTGCTTTGTTAGTGGAGAGGTCAAGCATTGACCTTAGGAGCCAAGTAACCGTTAATGGTACCTGTAGTATATCTTCTTCAGAAGTGAAGTGTTTATTGTCCGATAATGTGAGAGCAAAAGTTTGGTGTGCTCAGCCTTCATCCTTCTCAATCTG GGATGCTCACACAAAGGAGTTACTAAAAGTTTTCAACATCGATGGTCAACTTGAGAATCGAGTTGAGGTGCCTTCATCGCAAGATCAACAACCAGTAGAAGATGAGATGAAGGTAAAATTTGTTTCCGCATCAAAAAAGGAGAAATCTGGGGGCTTTCTTCAAAGGTCGCGTAATGCGATAATGGGAGCTGCAGATGCTGTTCGTCGCGTTGCATCCAGAGGAGCAGGTGCATTTGttgaagaaaccaagaaaacagAAGCACTAGTTCTTGCTGTAGACGGAATGATATGGACTGGAAGCACAAATGGATTGCTTGTGCAGTGGGATGGAAATGGGAATCGTTTGCAGGAGTTCAATCACCATTTTTGTGCTGTCCAATGCTTCTGCTCATTTGGGACTCGGATCTATGTAGGGTATGTGAGTGGTATGATCCAAGTGTTGGACCTTGAAGGAATCCTAATTGCAGGATGGATATCTCATAACGGTCCAGTTATAAAGTTAGCAGCAGGGCATGGGTATGTTTTTAGCTTGGCTACTCATGGAGGTATACGTGGATGGAATATCACTTCTCCAGGACCTCTTGACAACATCATTCGATCAGAATTGGCTGCACAAGAAGTGATTTACACTAGGCGAGAGAGTTTCAGGATTCTGATTGGTTCATGGAATGTCGGTCAAGGTAGAGCCTCCCATGAATCACTTACATCGTGGTTAGGTTCTGTTGCATCGGATGTCGGTATTATTGTTGTTGGGTTGCAAGAAGTGGATATGGGTGCAGGCTTTCTTGCAATGTCTGCAGCAAAAGAAACT GTAGGACTTGAAGGGAGCTCTGCTGGACAGTGGTGGCTGGACAACATAGGGAAGGCCTTAGATGAAGGAAGAACTTTTGAACGTATGGGTTCTAGGCAGCTGGCTGGCTTGCTTGTTTCTCTTTG GGTGAGAAAGAACCTTAGAACACATGTTGGAGACATTGATGCAGGAGCAGTTCCATGCGGCTTTGGACGTGCTATTGGTAATAAG GGAGGTGTAGGATTGAGAATTAGAGTATATGATCGGATAATGTGCTTTGTGAACTGTCACTTGGCCGCTCATTTAGAAGCAGTCAATCGCCGGAATGCTGATTTTGATCACATTTATCGATCAATGGTCTTCAGCCGTTCATCACACCTTTCCAATACTGCAGCTG CTGGTGTCTCAACTGCAAGTCATACTCTTAAGAGTACAAAT TCTACGAGTGTCAATTCTGAAGAACCGAAGCCTGATTTATCCGAAGCAGATATGGTTGTATTCTTTGGTGATTTTAACTACCGTCTTTTCGGTATATCTTACGATGAAGCAAGGGACTTTGTTTCTCAAAGATGCTTTGATTGGCTAAGAGAAAAGGATCAACTCAGGGCAGAGATGAAAGCTGGGAAAGTTTTCCAAGGAATGCGTGAAGCACTCATCAGATTCCCACCAACTTACAAGTTTGAAAGACATAAAGCAGGCCTAGGAG GATATGATTCCGGGGAGAAGAAGAGAATTCCTGCTTGGTGTGATAGAATAATATATCGTGACAATCGGTCTGATCCAGTGTCCGACTGCAGTTTAAACTGCCCTGTCGTCTCGTCAATAGTAAT GTATGATGCTTGCATGGATGTGACGGAGAGTGATCACAAACCCGTTCGCTGCAAATTCCATGTTCAAATTGCCTATGCGGATAGATCAGTTAGGAGGGAGGAGTTTGGAAAGATCATTACTTCAAATGAGAAATTGAGATCTTTGCTAGAAGAACTTCGTTATGTTCCGGAAACCATTATTAGCACCAACAACATAATCCTTCAAAACCAGGATACATCCATTCTGAGAATCACTAACAAATGTGCCAAGGAGAGAGCTGTGTTTCAGATAACTTGTGAAGGTCAGTCGACTCTCAGGGATGATGGAGAGCCAGCTGATTATCGGCCAAGGGGCGCATTGGGATTCCCCAGATGGCTTGAG GTAACGCCAGCAGCTGGCATAATCGAGCCTCATCAGTACGTGGAGGTCTCTGTACATCACGAAGAATTCCACGCCTTAGAAGAGTTTGTTGATGGCATTCCACAAAACTGGTGGTGTGAAGACACAAGAGATAAGGAAGTGATTTTGGCTGTGAATGTCCAAGGGAGTTGTTCTACGGAGAAGAGTCGTCACCGAATCCATGTTCTTCACTGCTTCTCAGCTAAGACAGTTCATATTGGCTCGAAATCCAACAGTTCTAGTCACAAGCAAGGAGGATCACATCAAAGGTCAGAACATAGGCAGTTTGGCAGCTCTTCTGACAAGGCTGATGGTCGGAGTTCAGACAAAAAATGA
- the LOC119980497 gene encoding type I inositol polyphosphate 5-phosphatase 12-like isoform X1, producing the protein MDDRIEDDEKEALAGLTSAPPRSQKIHSQSQQLRASSGQKPHHQIRKHSLGDIPIPIISTASSTEDSYCESSDDEFFPYSTSTNSAGEEYVTQRLDQGLGFDIGPEVLRQCQPMPEFIGSGGDSGIFKVPIRAAVHPRRPPCLELRPHPLRETQVGKFLRNIVCTDKQLWAGQESGVRVWSFEDAYEAGCGVGGKVRRGDEDAAPFHESGKMSPTMCMMADCGNRLVWSGHKDGKIRSWKMDQKLEDNALIKEGLSWQAHKGPVLSMVMSSYGDLWSGSEGGNIKIWPWESMEKSLSFSPEEKHMAALLVERSSIDLRSQVTVNGTCSISSSEVKCLLSDNVRAKVWCAQPSSFSIWDAHTKELLKVFNIDGQLENRVEVPSSQDQQPVEDEMKVKFVSASKKEKSGGFLQRSRNAIMGAADAVRRVASRGAGAFVEETKKTEALVLAVDGMIWTGSTNGLLVQWDGNGNRLQEFNHHFCAVQCFCSFGTRIYVGYVSGMIQVLDLEGILIAGWISHNGPVIKLAAGHGYVFSLATHGGIRGWNITSPGPLDNIIRSELAAQEVIYTRRESFRILIGSWNVGQGRASHESLTSWLGSVASDVGIIVVGLQEVDMGAGFLAMSAAKETVGLEGSSAGQWWLDNIGKALDEGRTFERMGSRQLAGLLVSLWVRKNLRTHVGDIDAGAVPCGFGRAIGNKGGVGLRIRVYDRIMCFVNCHLAAHLEAVNRRNADFDHIYRSMVFSRSSHLSNTAAGMMRYLILCCSLAFSTYLLWLLYISGLPWVLSLAAGVSTASHTLKSTNSTSVNSEEPKPDLSEADMVVFFGDFNYRLFGISYDEARDFVSQRCFDWLREKDQLRAEMKAGKVFQGMREALIRFPPTYKFERHKAGLGGYDSGEKKRIPAWCDRIIYRDNRSDPVSDCSLNCPVVSSIVMYDACMDVTESDHKPVRCKFHVQIAYADRSVRREEFGKIITSNEKLRSLLEELRYVPETIISTNNIILQNQDTSILRITNKCAKERAVFQITCEGQSTLRDDGEPADYRPRGALGFPRWLEVTPAAGIIEPHQYVEVSVHHEEFHALEEFVDGIPQNWWCEDTRDKEVILAVNVQGSCSTEKSRHRIHVLHCFSAKTVHIGSKSNSSSHKQGGSHQRSEHRQFGSSSDKADGRSSDKK; encoded by the exons ATGGATGACCGCATTGAAGACGATGAAAAGGAGGCATTGGCTGGCCTAACCTCAGCCCCGCCTAGATCCCAGAAGATACATTCTCAAAGCCAACAACTTCGTGCCTCCTCCGGACAGAAACCCCACCATCAAATCCGCAAGCACAGTCTCGGCGATATCCCCATACCCATCATCTCTACCGCCTCCTCCACTGAGGACTCCTACTGTGAATCCTCCGACGATGAGTTCTTCCCCTACTCCACCAGCACAAACAGTGCTGGTGAAGAGTACGTCACGCAGAGGCTCGATCAAGGCCTTGGATTTGACATTGGACCTGAAGTGCTTCGACAATGCCAGCCTATGCCGGAATTCATTGGGAGCGGCGGTGACAGTGGAATCTTCAAAGTTCCAATCCGGGCCGCCGTCCATCCCAGACGCCCACCGTGCCTCGAATTGAGGCCGCACCCCTTGAGGGAAACTCAAGTGGGCAAGTTCTTGAGGAACATTGTGTGTACGGACAAGCAATTGTGGGCTGGGCAGGAGAGCGGGGTCAGGGTCTGGAGTTTCGAGGATGCGTACGAGGCAGGCTGCGGGGTCGGTGGGAAGGTGAGGAGGGGGGACGAGGATGCGGCTCCGTTTCACGAGTCGGGGAAGATGTCGCCCACCATGTGTATGATGGCTGATTGCGGGAACAGGTTGGTCTGGAGTGGCCACAAGGACGGGAAGATCAGGTCATGGAAAATGGACCAGAAATTGGAAGACAATGCTTTAATCAAGGAGGGACTTTCATGGCAGGCGCATAAGGGTCCTGTTCTTTCCATGGTCATGAGCTCTTATG GTGACCTGTGGTCAGGTTCAGAGGGTGGCAATATAAAGATATGGCCATGGGAATCCATGGagaaatctctctctttttcaccAGAGGAGAAACACATGGCTGCTTTGTTAGTGGAGAGGTCAAGCATTGACCTTAGGAGCCAAGTAACCGTTAATGGTACCTGTAGTATATCTTCTTCAGAAGTGAAGTGTTTATTGTCCGATAATGTGAGAGCAAAAGTTTGGTGTGCTCAGCCTTCATCCTTCTCAATCTG GGATGCTCACACAAAGGAGTTACTAAAAGTTTTCAACATCGATGGTCAACTTGAGAATCGAGTTGAGGTGCCTTCATCGCAAGATCAACAACCAGTAGAAGATGAGATGAAGGTAAAATTTGTTTCCGCATCAAAAAAGGAGAAATCTGGGGGCTTTCTTCAAAGGTCGCGTAATGCGATAATGGGAGCTGCAGATGCTGTTCGTCGCGTTGCATCCAGAGGAGCAGGTGCATTTGttgaagaaaccaagaaaacagAAGCACTAGTTCTTGCTGTAGACGGAATGATATGGACTGGAAGCACAAATGGATTGCTTGTGCAGTGGGATGGAAATGGGAATCGTTTGCAGGAGTTCAATCACCATTTTTGTGCTGTCCAATGCTTCTGCTCATTTGGGACTCGGATCTATGTAGGGTATGTGAGTGGTATGATCCAAGTGTTGGACCTTGAAGGAATCCTAATTGCAGGATGGATATCTCATAACGGTCCAGTTATAAAGTTAGCAGCAGGGCATGGGTATGTTTTTAGCTTGGCTACTCATGGAGGTATACGTGGATGGAATATCACTTCTCCAGGACCTCTTGACAACATCATTCGATCAGAATTGGCTGCACAAGAAGTGATTTACACTAGGCGAGAGAGTTTCAGGATTCTGATTGGTTCATGGAATGTCGGTCAAGGTAGAGCCTCCCATGAATCACTTACATCGTGGTTAGGTTCTGTTGCATCGGATGTCGGTATTATTGTTGTTGGGTTGCAAGAAGTGGATATGGGTGCAGGCTTTCTTGCAATGTCTGCAGCAAAAGAAACT GTAGGACTTGAAGGGAGCTCTGCTGGACAGTGGTGGCTGGACAACATAGGGAAGGCCTTAGATGAAGGAAGAACTTTTGAACGTATGGGTTCTAGGCAGCTGGCTGGCTTGCTTGTTTCTCTTTG GGTGAGAAAGAACCTTAGAACACATGTTGGAGACATTGATGCAGGAGCAGTTCCATGCGGCTTTGGACGTGCTATTGGTAATAAG GGAGGTGTAGGATTGAGAATTAGAGTATATGATCGGATAATGTGCTTTGTGAACTGTCACTTGGCCGCTCATTTAGAAGCAGTCAATCGCCGGAATGCTGATTTTGATCACATTTATCGATCAATGGTCTTCAGCCGTTCATCACACCTTTCCAATACTGCAGCTGGTATGATGCGATACCTGATTTTGTGTTGCTCTCTTGCCTTCTCCACATATTTACTTTGGCTGCTTTATATTTCTGGCTTGCCATGGGTCCTCTCTCTTGCAGCTGGTGTCTCAACTGCAAGTCATACTCTTAAGAGTACAAAT TCTACGAGTGTCAATTCTGAAGAACCGAAGCCTGATTTATCCGAAGCAGATATGGTTGTATTCTTTGGTGATTTTAACTACCGTCTTTTCGGTATATCTTACGATGAAGCAAGGGACTTTGTTTCTCAAAGATGCTTTGATTGGCTAAGAGAAAAGGATCAACTCAGGGCAGAGATGAAAGCTGGGAAAGTTTTCCAAGGAATGCGTGAAGCACTCATCAGATTCCCACCAACTTACAAGTTTGAAAGACATAAAGCAGGCCTAGGAG GATATGATTCCGGGGAGAAGAAGAGAATTCCTGCTTGGTGTGATAGAATAATATATCGTGACAATCGGTCTGATCCAGTGTCCGACTGCAGTTTAAACTGCCCTGTCGTCTCGTCAATAGTAAT GTATGATGCTTGCATGGATGTGACGGAGAGTGATCACAAACCCGTTCGCTGCAAATTCCATGTTCAAATTGCCTATGCGGATAGATCAGTTAGGAGGGAGGAGTTTGGAAAGATCATTACTTCAAATGAGAAATTGAGATCTTTGCTAGAAGAACTTCGTTATGTTCCGGAAACCATTATTAGCACCAACAACATAATCCTTCAAAACCAGGATACATCCATTCTGAGAATCACTAACAAATGTGCCAAGGAGAGAGCTGTGTTTCAGATAACTTGTGAAGGTCAGTCGACTCTCAGGGATGATGGAGAGCCAGCTGATTATCGGCCAAGGGGCGCATTGGGATTCCCCAGATGGCTTGAG GTAACGCCAGCAGCTGGCATAATCGAGCCTCATCAGTACGTGGAGGTCTCTGTACATCACGAAGAATTCCACGCCTTAGAAGAGTTTGTTGATGGCATTCCACAAAACTGGTGGTGTGAAGACACAAGAGATAAGGAAGTGATTTTGGCTGTGAATGTCCAAGGGAGTTGTTCTACGGAGAAGAGTCGTCACCGAATCCATGTTCTTCACTGCTTCTCAGCTAAGACAGTTCATATTGGCTCGAAATCCAACAGTTCTAGTCACAAGCAAGGAGGATCACATCAAAGGTCAGAACATAGGCAGTTTGGCAGCTCTTCTGACAAGGCTGATGGTCGGAGTTCAGACAAAAAATGA
- the LOC119980674 gene encoding polygalacturonase-like, whose translation MTNNFQFSAIFLLLTSFIIQESNAASSYSTFDVINFGAKPDGRTDSTQPFLRAWSLACSSIRPAIVSVPRGSFLVTSVAFSGPCKNKVTLNIVGTILAPMEYWKLGNSGYWILFYKVNRLTINGGTLDARGAAFWACPKTHKTCPPGARSISFVRCGNLVVSGLRSINSQLFHIAIDESNDILLQNLRIMAPSWSPNTDGVHTQASTGITIQRSIISTGDDCISLGPGSRNTWIERIACGPGHGISIGSLGSSRYEDGVENVTVIGSVFSRTQNGVRIKSWARPSNGFVRDIQFRNLIMNFVDNPIIIDQNYCPHGSKTCPNQSSGVKIRGVTYKNIKGTSGTNVAINLGCSSANPCQGIKLQDIKLTYRYGAPRSYCANAHGTSSGFVIPASCLSR comes from the exons ATGACTAACAACTTTCAATTTTCTGctatcttcctcctcctcactTCCTTCATCATCCAAGAATCAAATGCTGCTTCTTCTTATTCGACCTTCGATGTCATCAATTTCGGCGCAAAGCCGGACGGGCGGACCGATTCCACGCAGCCATTCCTTAGGGCATGGTCATTGGCATGTAGCTCAATAAGGCCGGCCATCGTGAGCGTTCCACGAGGTAGCTTCCTTGTTACATCAGTCGCTTTTAGCGGACCTTGCAAGAACAAGGTTACATTAAACATTGTTGGCACCATTTTAGCCCCAATGGAGTATTGGAAACTTGGAAATTCTGGGTATTGGATCTTATTCTATAAGGTCAATAGACTTACCATCAATGGTGGTACTCTTGATGCAAGAGGAGCTGCCTTCTGGGCTTGCCCTAAAACCCACAAGACCTGCCCGCCCGGAGCTCGG TCTATATCGTTCGTGAGGTGTGGCAATCTTGTGGTGAGTGGATTGAGATCCATCAACAGCCAATTGTTTCACATTGCAATTGATGAATCCAATGACATTCTTCTCCAAAACCTGAGGATTATGGCACCAAGCTGGAGTCCCAACACAGATGGTGTTCACACTCAAGCTTCAACCGGAATCACAATTCAGAGGAGTATTATATCCACCGGAGACGATTGCATATCCCTCGGTCCTGGCTCCCGGAACACTTGGATTGAACGTATAGCTTGTGGCCCTGGACATGGAATAAG TATAGGTAGTTTGGGTTCAAGTCGATATGAAGATGGTGTTGAGAATGTAACAGTGATCGGCTCGGTTTTCTCCCGAACCCAAAACGGGGTTCGGATTAAATCATGGGCGAGACCAAGCAACGGGTTCGTGAGAGACATTCAGTTTCGAAACCTCATAATGAATTTCGTGGACAATCCAATAATCATTGATCAAAATTACTGTCCTCATGGGAGCAAAACTTGTCCTAATCAG aGTTCTGGAGTGAAGATTAGAGGAGTTACATACAAGAACATAAAAGGAACATCAGGCACAAATGTGGCTATAAATTTGGGATGCAGCTCTGCTAATCCATGCCAAGGGATTAAATTGCAAGACATCAAGCTCACATATCGTTATGGAGCACCGAGATCATACTGTGCAAACGCCCATGGGACCAGCAGTGGATTTGTCATTCCCGCAAGTTGTTTatcaagataa
- the LOC119980302 gene encoding probable thiol methyltransferase 2 isoform X1 yields the protein MRSLNLLSIAVTLRSTTVRAAPSAYLGTRGMGKKSNTTNQVNPRVDKLQQVLNSDSSGGWDRCWEEGLTPWDLGKPTPILLHLHKTGALRKGRALVPGCGSGYDVTAIACPERYVVGLEISDKAIKKAVDLSSTSPNAKYFTFLKADFFSWSPTELFDLIFDYTFFCAIEPEMRSEWAHQIQKFLKPEGELITLMFPISHHVGGPPFKVSIADYEEVLHPMGFKAISIVDNQLAVGPRRGREKLGRWKRSLSQSLL from the exons ATGCGATCTCTGAATTTGCTCTCTATCGCTGTAACTCTTCGGTCGACGACGGTCCGAGCAGCTCCTTCCGCGTACCTGGGGACGCGTGGGATGGGGAAGAAATCAAATACCACCAATCAAGTGAATCCCCGCGTTGACAAATTGCAGCAGGTTTTGAATAGCGACTCTTCTG GTGGCTGGGATAGGTGCTGGGAGGAAGGGTTAACTCCATGGGATTTGGGAAAACCGACGCCTATTCTCTTACATCTTCATAAGACAGGAGCACTTCGCAAGGGCAGGGCACTAGTCCCTGGATGTGGCTCT GGTTATGATGTCACAGCAATTGCATGTCCAGAGCGCTACGTTGTTGGATTAGAAATCTCAGATAAAGCTATAAAGAAAGCAGTAGAT TTGTCCTCCACATCACCCAATGCAAAATACTTTACCTTCTTAAAGGCAGACTTCTTCTCATGGAGTCCAACTGAGTTGTTTGATCTCATATTTGATTATAC ATTTTTTTGTGCCATAGAACCAGAGATGAGATCAGAATGGGCACATCAGATTCAAAAATTCTTAAAACCTGAAGGGGAGCTCATAACACTTATGTTTCcg ATTAGTCATCATGTTGGAGGACCTCCTTTTAAAGTATCAATTGCTGA TTATGAAGAGGTTTTGCATCCCATGGGCTTCAAAGCGATATCCATTGTGGATAATCAACTGGCCGTTGGACCTCGCAGA GGAAGAGAGAAGCTTGGAAGGTGGAAGAGGTCTCTAAGCCAATCCTTGCTATGA
- the LOC119980302 gene encoding probable thiol methyltransferase 2 isoform X2, whose protein sequence is MRSLNLLSIAVTLRSTTVRAAPSAYLGTRGMGKKSNTTNQVNPRVDKLQQVLNSDSSGGWDRCWEEGLTPWDLGKPTPILLHLHKTGALRKGRALVPGCGSLSSTSPNAKYFTFLKADFFSWSPTELFDLIFDYTFFCAIEPEMRSEWAHQIQKFLKPEGELITLMFPISHHVGGPPFKVSIADYEEVLHPMGFKAISIVDNQLAVGPRRGREKLGRWKRSLSQSLL, encoded by the exons ATGCGATCTCTGAATTTGCTCTCTATCGCTGTAACTCTTCGGTCGACGACGGTCCGAGCAGCTCCTTCCGCGTACCTGGGGACGCGTGGGATGGGGAAGAAATCAAATACCACCAATCAAGTGAATCCCCGCGTTGACAAATTGCAGCAGGTTTTGAATAGCGACTCTTCTG GTGGCTGGGATAGGTGCTGGGAGGAAGGGTTAACTCCATGGGATTTGGGAAAACCGACGCCTATTCTCTTACATCTTCATAAGACAGGAGCACTTCGCAAGGGCAGGGCACTAGTCCCTGGATGTGGCTCT TTGTCCTCCACATCACCCAATGCAAAATACTTTACCTTCTTAAAGGCAGACTTCTTCTCATGGAGTCCAACTGAGTTGTTTGATCTCATATTTGATTATAC ATTTTTTTGTGCCATAGAACCAGAGATGAGATCAGAATGGGCACATCAGATTCAAAAATTCTTAAAACCTGAAGGGGAGCTCATAACACTTATGTTTCcg ATTAGTCATCATGTTGGAGGACCTCCTTTTAAAGTATCAATTGCTGA TTATGAAGAGGTTTTGCATCCCATGGGCTTCAAAGCGATATCCATTGTGGATAATCAACTGGCCGTTGGACCTCGCAGA GGAAGAGAGAAGCTTGGAAGGTGGAAGAGGTCTCTAAGCCAATCCTTGCTATGA